In uncultured Cohaesibacter sp., a genomic segment contains:
- a CDS encoding ABC transporter ATP-binding protein: MEQFQKGSVYFEKVVKKYGAVTAIKQLNLSIEPGQLVTLLGPSGCGKTTTLRLIAGLESATEGRIIIGGEDVTHLSATYRKVSMVFQSYALFPHMTVAENVAYGLTVNGMPKKQAAEKAGEGLKMVGLEGFGARLPSELSGGQQQRVAVARAVVLEPEVLLLDEPLSNLDAKLRRHVREEIRKIQQELNLTAVYVTHDQEEAMAVSDRIIVMKNAEIAQEGTPHDLYERPNSAFIADFIGDSNLVNCDILSTDKASTEIRLGSKQIHVPIGTSLKGQAQAVLRPHHLRLDPVNKNVPFQGEVTYAAYLGNEIQYTVQGDFGELFIINPAVGQPISVGQTVGIDISIADLRLVPCDA; the protein is encoded by the coding sequence ATGGAACAGTTTCAAAAAGGCTCCGTATATTTCGAGAAAGTCGTCAAGAAATATGGGGCAGTGACAGCGATAAAGCAGCTCAATCTGTCGATTGAACCGGGCCAGCTGGTGACCCTGCTTGGGCCAAGCGGCTGCGGCAAGACCACAACCTTGCGCCTCATTGCAGGGCTCGAAAGCGCGACAGAAGGCAGGATCATCATTGGCGGCGAGGACGTAACACATCTGTCGGCAACCTATCGCAAGGTATCGATGGTCTTTCAGTCCTATGCGCTCTTTCCCCACATGACAGTGGCAGAAAATGTCGCCTATGGGTTGACGGTCAACGGCATGCCGAAGAAGCAGGCCGCAGAGAAAGCCGGAGAGGGCCTGAAGATGGTCGGCCTTGAGGGCTTTGGCGCACGCCTGCCCAGCGAACTCTCTGGCGGTCAGCAGCAGCGCGTTGCGGTCGCCCGCGCCGTCGTTCTGGAACCGGAAGTGTTGCTCCTCGACGAACCGCTGTCGAACCTTGACGCCAAACTGCGCCGCCATGTGCGGGAAGAGATTCGCAAGATCCAGCAGGAACTCAACCTGACAGCGGTTTATGTAACCCACGATCAGGAAGAGGCCATGGCCGTCTCGGACCGTATCATCGTGATGAAAAATGCCGAGATCGCACAAGAAGGTACGCCGCATGATCTTTACGAGCGGCCCAATTCCGCCTTCATTGCCGACTTCATCGGCGATTCCAACCTCGTCAATTGCGATATCCTCTCAACCGATAAGGCAAGCACCGAAATCCGGTTGGGAAGCAAACAGATCCATGTCCCAATCGGCACCAGTCTCAAGGGACAGGCTCAGGCTGTTCTGCGCCCGCACCATCTTCGGCTTGATCCGGTAAACAAGAATGTTCCATTTCAAGGTGAAGTGACCTACGCCGCTTATCTCGGCAATGAGATCCAATATACGGTTCAGGGAGACTTCGGCGAATTGTTCATCATAAACCCGGCTGTAGGCCAGCCAATTTCAGTCGGCCAGACGGTGGGCATCGATATTTCCATTGCAGATCTGAGGCTGGTTCCCTGCGATGCATAA
- a CDS encoding AraC family transcriptional regulator, translating to MLSSEARETQILRSHYAAHDGWLGLFAYQILRAGHIRTGPDHSIDRKDVPGHEFLFCLKGGGCVTFEGRSFKVGPSQLVWLPVREPHAHRPAPDDPWELLWLRLDSPNLSRLMAVLNIQNDPVFHFDRPDEIRALFEAALSYLSTASLASQACCDRVVAKLIEYLLESRGNRLLEPEVSSHKGLGRLMAQIHIHYNDHWDIEQLAAECRVSKSHLFRLFRSAFNKTPLNWLRDYRIAQAKRLLIETSDPITVIASKVGYSDPLYFSRDFKKRTGQSPRNFRASEHW from the coding sequence ATGCTGTCTTCAGAGGCTCGGGAAACGCAGATTCTCCGCTCACATTATGCTGCTCACGACGGCTGGCTCGGCTTGTTTGCCTATCAAATTCTTCGGGCTGGCCATATTCGCACCGGGCCGGATCACTCGATTGACCGCAAGGATGTGCCGGGCCATGAATTTCTGTTTTGTCTGAAAGGGGGCGGCTGCGTAACCTTTGAAGGACGCAGCTTCAAAGTTGGCCCCTCACAACTGGTTTGGCTTCCCGTCAGGGAGCCTCACGCTCATCGGCCTGCCCCTGATGATCCTTGGGAGCTTTTGTGGCTCCGTCTGGACAGTCCGAACCTGTCGCGCCTGATGGCTGTGTTGAACATCCAAAATGATCCGGTTTTTCATTTCGACCGGCCAGACGAAATCCGTGCGCTTTTTGAGGCGGCATTGTCCTATTTAAGCACGGCATCTCTTGCCAGTCAGGCATGCTGCGACCGGGTTGTGGCAAAACTGATAGAATATCTGCTGGAGAGTCGCGGCAATCGCCTGCTGGAGCCCGAGGTCTCATCTCACAAGGGATTGGGCCGTTTGATGGCGCAAATCCATATTCACTATAACGATCATTGGGACATCGAGCAGCTTGCAGCCGAGTGCCGGGTCAGTAAATCGCATCTGTTTCGCCTGTTTCGGTCTGCCTTCAACAAAACACCGCTCAACTGGCTTCGCGACTATCGTATCGCGCAGGCAAAGAGACTTTTGATCGAAACCTCGGATCCGATCACCGTCATTGCAAGCAAGGTTGGATATTCCGATCCATTGTATTTTTCACGGGACTTCAAAAAGCGAACCGGGCAGTCGCCTCGGAACTTCCGTGCATCGGAACATTGGTGA
- a CDS encoding iron ABC transporter permease: MSRTNGLWLIVGAIGYCLLPWYSLDDPFWSFEWISTFTDAYTAPALLQVLLYGKAYLLAPAIAMLVIGGLLLAPMSAVAKAKCMGLAAASGLILSAVQGLSIVRSGPRFLSGLFEPLGGASGQIGLGAGALVVLLALLFVLTTSISSMGKGRGDAFIVGLIGLIITLVGIFVFFPVVHILIRAFEIDDGGWSLTAFFPRFFSADIWGLGCLVGGSCGPAINSVILGALTGAGTTLLGLAFALIFTRTDFKAKKLLRVLTIIPIITPPFVIGLALILLFGRSGTITQLLADMLGIEPARWIYGFGGIYLAQLLSFTPIAFLVLIGVVEGISPSMEEASQTLNANRWQTFRHVSLPLMRPGLANAFLLGFIESIADFGNPLVLGGNFNVLSTEIYFAIVGAVADPPKAAILSIALLTLTLSAFLVQRKWLGNKSYATVTGKADSGRHAALNKGLKWTCYATALPWAAFTAIVYVMIFFGSLVKLWGYDHSFTLHHYVRGFSIDFTNGIRWTGVAWDSFFTTLTISTIAAPLTALVGLATAYLLVRQKFAGKNAFEFSTMLSFAIPGTVIGVSYIMAFNFPPIELTGTGIILIIVFVFRNMPVGVRGGIAAMSQLDKSLDEASITLGANSFTTVRRVIAPLLGPAILAALTYSFVRSITSVSAVIFLVSANHNMATSFIVGRVENGEFGLAIAYSAVLIVTMLFAILLMQLIIGRRKLRRSDRVEAA; this comes from the coding sequence ATGTCACGCACAAACGGCCTTTGGCTGATTGTGGGCGCGATAGGTTATTGCCTGTTGCCATGGTACAGCCTCGATGATCCCTTCTGGTCCTTCGAATGGATCAGCACCTTTACCGATGCTTACACCGCCCCGGCTTTGTTGCAGGTTCTCCTGTATGGCAAGGCATATCTTCTGGCTCCCGCGATTGCCATGCTGGTGATCGGCGGATTGCTGCTCGCTCCCATGTCGGCTGTTGCCAAGGCAAAGTGCATGGGCCTTGCTGCTGCTTCGGGCCTGATCCTGTCAGCCGTGCAGGGCCTCAGCATCGTGCGCAGCGGGCCGCGCTTTCTCTCCGGCCTGTTCGAGCCTCTCGGAGGGGCGAGCGGCCAGATTGGGCTGGGGGCTGGTGCGCTGGTGGTTCTGCTGGCGCTTCTTTTCGTATTGACCACCTCAATATCCTCAATGGGGAAGGGCAGAGGCGATGCCTTCATTGTCGGCCTCATCGGGCTGATCATTACGCTTGTCGGTATCTTCGTCTTCTTCCCTGTGGTTCATATCCTCATCCGGGCCTTCGAGATTGACGACGGCGGCTGGTCGCTGACGGCCTTCTTCCCACGCTTCTTCTCGGCCGACATCTGGGGCCTTGGCTGCCTTGTCGGCGGCTCCTGCGGGCCAGCCATCAACTCTGTCATTCTGGGTGCGCTGACCGGGGCTGGCACGACGCTTCTGGGCTTGGCCTTTGCTCTCATCTTCACGCGAACGGATTTCAAGGCCAAAAAGCTCCTGCGCGTTCTTACGATCATTCCGATTATCACCCCGCCCTTCGTTATCGGTCTGGCGCTTATTCTCTTGTTCGGGCGCTCTGGCACCATCACACAATTGCTGGCCGACATGCTCGGCATTGAACCCGCTCGCTGGATCTACGGCTTTGGCGGCATCTATCTGGCGCAGCTTCTCTCCTTCACGCCGATCGCCTTTCTGGTACTGATCGGGGTGGTGGAAGGCATCAGCCCTTCCATGGAAGAGGCCTCGCAGACCCTTAATGCCAACCGCTGGCAGACCTTCCGCCATGTCTCGCTGCCGCTGATGCGCCCCGGCCTTGCCAATGCCTTCCTGCTCGGCTTCATTGAAAGCATCGCCGACTTCGGCAACCCGCTGGTTCTGGGAGGCAACTTCAATGTGCTGTCGACGGAAATCTATTTTGCCATCGTGGGGGCCGTTGCCGACCCGCCAAAGGCGGCTATTCTCTCCATCGCCCTTCTGACCCTGACACTTTCGGCCTTTCTGGTTCAGCGCAAGTGGCTGGGCAACAAGTCCTACGCAACGGTCACGGGCAAGGCCGATTCCGGTCGCCATGCAGCGCTCAACAAGGGACTCAAATGGACCTGCTACGCCACCGCCCTGCCCTGGGCTGCCTTCACCGCAATCGTCTATGTGATGATTTTCTTCGGCAGCCTGGTGAAACTCTGGGGCTATGATCACAGCTTCACCCTGCACCACTATGTCAGGGGCTTCTCCATCGACTTCACCAATGGCATCCGCTGGACAGGTGTTGCCTGGGACAGCTTCTTCACCACGCTGACCATATCGACCATCGCCGCACCGCTGACAGCGCTCGTTGGACTGGCCACTGCCTACCTGCTGGTTCGCCAGAAATTTGCGGGCAAGAATGCCTTCGAGTTCAGCACCATGCTCAGTTTCGCCATTCCGGGCACGGTGATCGGCGTCAGCTATATCATGGCCTTCAACTTCCCGCCCATCGAGTTGACCGGAACGGGCATCATCCTGATCATTGTGTTTGTGTTCCGCAACATGCCGGTTGGCGTGCGCGGCGGGATTGCCGCCATGTCGCAGCTCGACAAGAGCCTTGATGAAGCCTCGATCACCCTTGGGGCCAACAGCTTTACCACCGTCAGGCGCGTGATCGCTCCGCTGTTGGGACCGGCCATTCTGGCTGCGCTCACCTACAGTTTCGTGCGCTCCATCACGTCTGTCAGCGCGGTGATCTTCCTTGTCAGCGCCAACCACAACATGGCCACATCGTTCATTGTCGGACGGGTCGAGAATGGTGAATTCGGCTTGGCCATCGCCTATTCCGCCGTGCTCATCGTCACCATGCTGTTTGCAATCCTGCTGATGCAGCTCATCATCGGCCGCAGAAAGTTGCGCCGAAGTGATCGCGTCGAAGCCGCCTGA
- the deoC gene encoding deoxyribose-phosphate aldolase: MIDFNDPKQVAKAIQYTNVNPDLTKKDLLVHVETCAKYEFDAAMVAPCFVALAKDVLKGTGVRVASTVNFPMANDTLEMKLAVVRMLAKEGADEFDFPPNPGLLLGGDVEGYARELTEMARAAHAEGMKIKAMLEFGYITDANLKAKAAQLACEAGIDWVKQSSGWGKGGCLATEEDVAILKANIKAPCRVKVSGKVNTREKMISLFKAGAELVGTSSGPEIISGTAGDIDAY, from the coding sequence ATGATCGATTTCAATGATCCCAAACAGGTCGCCAAGGCCATTCAATATACGAACGTCAATCCAGATCTCACCAAGAAAGATCTTCTGGTCCATGTCGAAACCTGCGCCAAATATGAATTTGATGCAGCAATGGTCGCTCCCTGTTTTGTTGCGCTGGCCAAGGATGTCCTGAAAGGTACGGGCGTCCGCGTCGCCTCCACGGTGAATTTCCCGATGGCAAATGACACGCTGGAAATGAAGCTCGCGGTGGTGCGCATGCTGGCAAAAGAAGGCGCTGACGAATTTGACTTCCCGCCCAATCCTGGCCTCCTGCTCGGCGGCGATGTCGAGGGATATGCACGTGAACTCACGGAAATGGCGCGTGCGGCCCATGCCGAGGGCATGAAGATCAAGGCCATGCTTGAATTTGGATATATCACCGATGCCAATCTGAAGGCCAAGGCTGCACAACTGGCATGTGAAGCCGGAATTGACTGGGTCAAGCAGTCTTCAGGCTGGGGCAAGGGTGGGTGCCTTGCGACAGAAGAAGATGTCGCCATCCTCAAAGCCAACATAAAGGCGCCTTGTCGTGTGAAAGTGTCCGGCAAGGTCAATACACGCGAAAAGATGATTTCATTGTTCAAGGCCGGCGCAGAACTGGTAGGCACGAGCTCTGGTCCGGAGATCATTTCCGGCACCGCAGGCGACATCGACGCTTACTAG
- the rbsD gene encoding D-ribose pyranase, whose amino-acid sequence MIPNRILHPELAQALATLGHSDLVLVTDAGFPIPSSANRIDLGFYEGLPDVLDILRVLRKEIFVEEVHFATDVRDRHPDLYKELQTIYTGAGALFKGTTHEILVEEMAPKAKVIIRSGSFNAWANIALVASTDPFAWFNQPNIKILPAYVERRKMIEEGYVPALSDENRRSS is encoded by the coding sequence ATGATTCCAAATAGGATTTTGCATCCTGAGTTGGCACAGGCCCTTGCGACATTGGGGCATTCCGATCTGGTCCTTGTTACCGACGCCGGTTTCCCTATCCCTTCGTCAGCCAACCGGATTGACCTCGGCTTTTATGAAGGCCTGCCGGATGTTCTGGATATTCTGCGCGTGCTGCGCAAGGAGATCTTTGTGGAGGAAGTGCATTTCGCAACAGACGTTCGTGACCGTCATCCAGATCTCTACAAGGAGCTGCAGACAATCTACACCGGTGCAGGAGCCCTGTTCAAAGGAACAACGCACGAAATACTCGTAGAGGAAATGGCCCCGAAAGCCAAGGTGATCATCCGGTCCGGATCTTTCAACGCCTGGGCCAATATCGCTCTGGTCGCCAGCACCGACCCGTTCGCATGGTTCAACCAGCCAAACATCAAGATTCTGCCGGCATATGTCGAGCGGCGCAAGATGATTGAAGAAGGCTATGTTCCGGCCTTGAGCGACGAAAACAGGAGATCATCATGA
- a CDS encoding HAD family phosphatase has product MFRELASFRASIFDLDGTLVHSEHVWEEAKVMILARHGITPAKAVLNAHVGRGLSDFLDEVFGRPLSQDEKTEIGNQIGARADILLPEMRFPVEGAADLLMELHKAGQRIAICSSSPRRHIVSAMAELGITDKVETIVSGSELPKGKPHPLPYLTTVRALDLDPKDVCAFEDSLPGARSAHAAGLTVYAIGEGCSGPAFDFCAGTGENYQDFLQIS; this is encoded by the coding sequence ATGTTCCGTGAACTTGCCTCTTTCAGGGCCTCGATCTTTGATCTGGATGGTACGCTGGTTCATTCAGAACATGTCTGGGAAGAGGCGAAAGTGATGATACTCGCGCGCCATGGCATCACACCGGCCAAAGCGGTTTTGAATGCCCATGTCGGTAGAGGGCTCTCTGATTTTCTCGATGAAGTGTTTGGCCGCCCCTTGTCGCAGGACGAGAAGACAGAAATTGGAAACCAGATCGGTGCGCGGGCCGATATTTTGCTCCCTGAAATGCGCTTCCCCGTTGAAGGGGCAGCCGATTTGCTCATGGAGCTGCACAAAGCGGGCCAGAGGATTGCCATTTGCTCCTCCTCTCCGCGCCGCCATATCGTGAGCGCAATGGCAGAACTTGGCATCACCGACAAGGTTGAAACCATTGTTTCGGGATCAGAACTGCCCAAGGGGAAGCCACACCCGCTTCCCTACCTGACAACAGTGCGCGCGCTTGATCTCGACCCGAAGGATGTCTGTGCCTTCGAGGATTCCCTGCCCGGAGCAAGGTCAGCCCATGCGGCAGGCCTGACGGTCTATGCCATTGGTGAAGGCTGCTCAGGACCGGCGTTCGATTTCTGCGCAGGCACGGGGGAGAATTATCAAGACTTTCTCCAAATCTCGTGA
- a CDS encoding ABC transporter substrate-binding protein: MKKKMLLGAATLTLGLYAGGALAADKLNVVCSNEQDWCDLMANNFEVATGIDVSMVRKSTGETLAQIRAEVGNPKIDVWWGGTGDPHLIAAAEDLTQPSGVAPTDLLGWAVNMADISDGKTIGIHAGALGIAYNADVLKDKGIKPPSCWHDLKDAAYKGEIQVANPNSSGTAYTELATLVQLFGEDDAFKLLAEIGENVNQYTKSGSAPSKAAARGETGISIGFMHDMVKLAKAGFPLKIVPPCEGTGYEVGGVSIIKGARNVDAAKKWVEFVLSAEAQSRGPEVGVYNVPSNSKATVPPESPALETIKLIDYDFATYGASETRKRLLNRWDKEVKPAS, from the coding sequence ATGAAAAAGAAGATGCTGCTTGGCGCTGCAACCCTTACGCTTGGCCTTTATGCAGGCGGAGCGCTTGCTGCAGACAAACTGAATGTCGTCTGCTCGAACGAGCAGGACTGGTGTGACCTGATGGCCAACAATTTTGAAGTGGCCACCGGGATCGACGTGTCCATGGTTCGCAAGTCGACCGGTGAAACTCTGGCCCAGATCCGCGCCGAGGTCGGCAACCCGAAAATCGACGTCTGGTGGGGTGGCACAGGCGACCCGCATCTGATCGCAGCGGCTGAAGATCTCACCCAGCCGTCCGGCGTCGCGCCGACAGATCTGCTTGGCTGGGCCGTCAACATGGCCGACATTTCGGACGGCAAGACAATCGGCATTCATGCCGGTGCGCTTGGTATCGCCTATAATGCGGATGTGCTCAAGGACAAGGGCATCAAGCCTCCCTCCTGCTGGCATGACCTCAAGGATGCTGCCTACAAGGGTGAAATTCAGGTCGCCAACCCGAACAGTTCCGGTACGGCCTATACCGAGCTTGCCACTCTGGTTCAGCTGTTCGGCGAAGATGATGCCTTCAAACTTCTGGCCGAGATTGGCGAGAATGTGAACCAGTATACCAAGTCCGGTTCGGCTCCCTCAAAGGCAGCAGCACGCGGCGAGACCGGCATTTCCATCGGCTTCATGCATGACATGGTGAAACTGGCCAAAGCCGGCTTCCCGCTGAAGATCGTGCCGCCCTGCGAAGGAACCGGCTATGAGGTTGGCGGTGTCAGCATCATCAAAGGGGCTCGCAACGTCGACGCGGCCAAGAAATGGGTCGAGTTCGTTCTGAGCGCCGAAGCCCAGTCCCGTGGTCCGGAAGTCGGCGTATACAACGTTCCTTCCAACAGCAAGGCAACCGTACCGCCCGAGTCCCCCGCCCTCGAAACCATCAAGCTTATCGATTATGACTTTGCCACCTACGGGGCTTCCGAGACGCGCAAGCGCCTGTTGAACCGTTGGGACAAGGAAGTCAAACCAGCCAGTTGA
- a CDS encoding ribokinase: MSVIVFGSYAKALVMTTQRIPLVGETVLGRDFRQTFGGKGSDMAVQAARLGSMVEFIGVVGKDAFGDEFLDLMEVEGVGVSGVRQTDKLATGAGFIIKDDPGHNIIVVDMGANSLFVEQDVDNNRELLEGAKVALAQLEIPLPTALWGLKKAKEAGLTTILNPAPAQNLTGLDLSCIDILTPNETEARVALGLDPNAHISNEEVANRLMRTGCGSVVMTLGEKGVVGFTSQDSFEIAPFKIDPVDSNGAGDSFNASLAVGLAEGKGLKEAAEFGSVVAALCCTRWETVPSYHTRDEVNAILQAQTRQSQSAKNRK; this comes from the coding sequence ATGTCCGTTATTGTTTTTGGAAGCTACGCCAAGGCTTTGGTCATGACCACACAAAGGATCCCGCTGGTCGGGGAAACCGTTCTGGGGCGTGATTTTCGCCAGACATTCGGCGGTAAGGGATCTGACATGGCTGTTCAGGCCGCACGTCTGGGGAGCATGGTGGAGTTTATCGGTGTTGTCGGCAAGGATGCCTTTGGCGATGAGTTTCTTGATTTGATGGAAGTCGAAGGTGTCGGCGTCAGTGGTGTGCGCCAGACCGATAAGCTGGCCACAGGCGCAGGCTTCATTATCAAGGATGATCCTGGACACAATATCATCGTGGTCGACATGGGGGCCAACAGCCTGTTTGTCGAGCAGGATGTCGACAATAACAGAGAATTGCTGGAGGGTGCCAAGGTCGCTCTTGCCCAGCTTGAAATTCCCTTGCCGACTGCTCTGTGGGGCTTGAAAAAGGCAAAAGAAGCTGGCTTGACGACCATCCTGAACCCCGCACCGGCGCAGAATCTGACAGGCCTTGATCTGTCTTGCATCGATATCCTGACACCGAACGAAACCGAAGCACGCGTGGCGCTCGGGCTTGATCCGAATGCGCATATTTCAAACGAAGAGGTCGCCAACCGATTGATGCGAACCGGCTGTGGTTCGGTGGTCATGACGCTTGGCGAAAAAGGTGTCGTCGGCTTTACATCGCAAGATTCATTCGAAATTGCACCGTTCAAAATCGATCCGGTCGATAGCAACGGCGCAGGAGATTCCTTCAATGCATCTCTGGCTGTTGGTCTCGCCGAAGGCAAAGGCCTCAAGGAAGCGGCAGAATTCGGATCTGTTGTTGCCGCATTATGCTGCACGCGCTGGGAGACGGTTCCCTCCTATCACACCCGTGATGAGGTCAATGCCATCTTGCAGGCTCAAACGCGACAGTCTCAGAGCGCGAAGAATAGAAAATAG
- a CDS encoding response regulator transcription factor produces MEDFTERRARIAIVDDDPTIRQSLSDLLFANGFEPVPLRGSHDYFALGADPKLDLALIDLRLDGESGLTLTMTIRQRQDLPVVMLTGVGDETDKIVGLETGADDYILKPFNPRELVARVRAVLRRYGHNIGHVLPSSSAAENMDFGDKLLDRESRQLFDAAGDEVHLTNAEYRLLEYLLLHPNEIIPRPRLLAEIGSDLSQYVDRTIDVLILRLRRKIESVPSKPVHLQTRRGQGYIFVPHPQGDAR; encoded by the coding sequence ATGGAAGATTTCACGGAGAGGAGAGCGCGGATCGCCATCGTGGATGACGACCCGACGATAAGGCAGTCCCTTTCCGACCTCTTGTTTGCAAATGGGTTCGAGCCTGTTCCCTTGCGCGGAAGCCATGACTATTTCGCTCTGGGGGCAGACCCCAAACTGGATCTGGCTTTGATCGACTTGCGGCTCGACGGCGAGTCCGGGTTGACCCTGACAATGACCATTCGCCAGAGACAGGATTTGCCGGTCGTCATGCTGACCGGGGTCGGTGACGAGACCGACAAGATTGTCGGGCTGGAAACCGGAGCGGATGATTACATTCTGAAGCCCTTCAATCCACGCGAACTGGTCGCACGGGTGCGTGCCGTATTGCGTCGCTACGGCCACAATATCGGTCATGTTCTGCCCTCTTCTTCGGCGGCGGAAAATATGGATTTCGGCGACAAGCTGCTGGATCGGGAAAGCCGCCAGCTGTTCGACGCGGCTGGAGACGAGGTCCACCTCACGAATGCCGAATATCGCTTGCTCGAATATCTGCTTCTGCATCCCAACGAGATCATTCCCCGGCCGCGCCTGCTGGCCGAAATCGGCAGTGATCTGTCGCAATATGTCGATCGCACGATCGATGTGCTGATCCTGCGCCTCAGGCGCAAGATCGAGAGCGTGCCTTCCAAGCCGGTGCATCTGCAAACCCGACGCGGGCAGGGCTATATCTTCGTGCCCCACCCGCAAGGAGATGCGCGGTGA